A genomic segment from Anas platyrhynchos isolate ZD024472 breed Pekin duck chromosome 5, IASCAAS_PekinDuck_T2T, whole genome shotgun sequence encodes:
- the ACTR10 gene encoding actin-related protein 10, with the protein MPLYEGLGSGGEKTAVVIDLGEAFTKCGFAGETGPRCIIPSEIKKPDVPKPIKVVQYNINTEELYSYLKEFIHMLYFRHLLVNPRDRRVVIIESVLCPSHFRDTLTRVLFKHFEVPSVLFAPSHLMSLLTLGINSAMVLDCGYKESLVLPIYEGIPILSCWGSLPLGGKAIHKELEYQLLEQCTVDTGLAKGQSLPSVMGSVPEDIVEDIKVRTCFVSDLQRGLKIQAAKFNIDGSAERPPPPPDVDYPLDGEKILHVVGPIRDSVVEILFEQDNEETSVATLILDSLIQCPIDTRKQLAENLVVIGGTAMLPGFLHRLMAEIRYLVEKPKYKEALATKTFRIHTPPAKPNCVAWLGGAIFGALQDILGSRSVSKEYYSQTGRIPDWCCLNNPPLEMMFDVGKAPPPLMKRAFSTEK; encoded by the exons ATGCCGCTCTACGAGGGGCTGGGCAGCGGCGGGGAGAAGACCGCCGTGGTGATAGACCTGGGCGAGGCTTTCACCAA GTGCGGTTTTGCAGGAGAAACAGGACCAAGATGCATTATTCCTAGTGAAATAAAGAAACCTGATGTCCCTAAG cCTATCAAAGTTGTCCAGTATAATATTAATACAGAAGAGCTATATTCATATCTGAAGGAATTTATTCATATGTTGTATTTCAG ACATCTGCTGGTGAATCCCAGAGACCGTCGTGTTGTGATCATAGAATCTGTCCTCTGCCCTTCACACTTCAGAGACACACTCACAAGAGTCCTTTTCAAGCATTTTGAG GTACCTTCTGTATTGTTTGCTCCAAGTCATCTGATGTCTCTCCTGACACTTGGGATCAATTCTGCCATGGTGCTGGACTGCGGATATAAAGAAAGCTTGGTGCTGCCT ATATATGAGGGAATTCCGATTCTGAGCTGCTGGGGTTCTCTGCCGTTGGGAGGAAAGGCTATCCACAA GGAGCTGGAATATCAGTTGTTGGAACAGTGCACAGTTGATACAGGATTAGCCAAAGGACAAAGCCTTCCGTCTGTGATGG GCTCAGTTCCAGAAGACATAGTAGAAGATATAAAAG tTCGCACTTGTTTTGTGAGTGATCTCCAGCGTGGGCTGAAGATCCAAGCAGCCAAGTTCAACATTGATGGCAGTGCTGAG CGTCCTCCGCCACCTCCAGATGTGGACTATCCTTTAGACGGAGaaaagattctccatgtagttggCCCCATCAG AGACTCAGTTGTGGAAATACTGTTTGAACAGGATAATGAAGAGACATCTGTTGCCACTTTGATCTTAGATTCGCTCATTCAG TGTCCAATAGACACCAGGAAGCAGCTGGCAGAGAACTTGGTAGTTATCGGCGGCACTGCCATGTTGCCAGGATTCCTGCACAGACTCATGGCTGAAATCAGGTACCTGGTAGAGAAACCAAAATACAAAGAAGCACTTGCCACTAAAACTTTCAGAATTCACACTCCGCCTGCCAAACCCAACTGCGTGGCGTGGCTGGGAG GGGCCATTTTTGGAGCACTTCAGGACATCCTTGGGAGCCGCTCTGTGTCCAAAGAGTATTACAGCCAGACAGGCCGCATACCTGACTGGTGCTGTCT